The Hymenobacter sp. 5317J-9 genome has a window encoding:
- a CDS encoding helix-turn-helix domain-containing protein — MKHVSILVPAGEAVVGSIEGPHKVLCQVNDLLTSMGQPPAFAVELVGLTRHKAFNRGLFTLRADRLLDEDFRTDLILIPAPHGDLAEAVALNQEFLPWIVRQHRAGAEVASLCLGAFILAATGLMDGKKCATHWLGAPQFAAMYPRVHLVPEQVITDEQGLYSSGGAYSYLNLVLYLIEKHVSRDVAVCCAKVFQIDIGRQSQSPFVIFQGQKGHDDEPIKKAQEFIEKNLAGKITIDDLAALCCLSRRNFERRFRKATGNAVAEYVQRVKIEAAKMSLESSQENVSEVMYSVGYTDVKAFRTLFKRLTGVSPLAYRDRYSRKRPLAAAA, encoded by the coding sequence ATGAAGCACGTATCCATACTGGTGCCCGCCGGCGAGGCCGTGGTGGGCAGCATCGAAGGTCCGCACAAGGTGCTGTGCCAGGTAAACGACCTGCTGACCAGCATGGGCCAGCCGCCCGCTTTCGCGGTGGAGCTGGTGGGCCTCACCCGGCACAAGGCCTTCAACCGCGGCCTGTTCACGCTGCGCGCCGACCGCCTGCTCGACGAAGACTTCCGCACCGACCTCATCCTCATTCCCGCCCCGCACGGCGACCTGGCCGAGGCCGTGGCGCTCAACCAGGAGTTTCTGCCCTGGATAGTGCGCCAGCACCGCGCCGGGGCCGAAGTGGCCAGCTTGTGCCTGGGCGCGTTCATTCTGGCCGCTACGGGCCTGATGGACGGCAAAAAGTGCGCGACGCACTGGCTCGGCGCCCCGCAGTTTGCGGCCATGTACCCGCGGGTGCACCTCGTGCCCGAGCAGGTCATCACCGACGAACAGGGCCTGTACAGCAGCGGCGGGGCCTATTCCTACCTCAACCTGGTGCTCTACCTCATCGAAAAGCACGTGAGCCGCGACGTGGCCGTGTGCTGCGCCAAGGTGTTTCAGATTGACATCGGGCGCCAGAGTCAGTCGCCGTTCGTCATTTTCCAGGGCCAGAAGGGGCACGACGACGAGCCCATCAAAAAGGCCCAGGAGTTCATAGAAAAGAACCTGGCCGGCAAAATCACCATCGACGACCTGGCCGCGCTGTGCTGCCTGAGCCGCCGCAACTTTGAGCGGCGCTTCCGCAAGGCCACCGGCAACGCCGTGGCCGAATACGTGCAGCGCGTGAAGATTGAAGCCGCCAAAATGAGCCTCGAATCGTCGCAGGAGAACGTGAGCGAGGTGATGTACTCGGTGGGCTACACCGATGTTAAGGCCTTCCGCACGCTGTTCAAGCGCCTCACGGGCGTGTCGCCGCTGGCCTACCGCGACCGGTACAGTCGCAAGCGCCCGCTGGCCGCGGCGGCTTAG
- a CDS encoding DoxX family protein, translating to MKPRTTARLYWGLTVLFCLMMLADGVAGLLHEQHGVAAMKQLGYPVYIMDITGAAKILGALALLQNKYRALKEWAYAGFAIDFMGAGASVLFAGMGMAATVPAAVMLAVLLGMYFLWKQYLASRPRQEAAIEPTGTAGIAYAI from the coding sequence ATGAAACCCCGCACCACTGCCCGCCTCTACTGGGGCCTCACCGTTCTTTTCTGCCTGATGATGCTGGCCGACGGCGTCGCCGGCTTGCTGCACGAGCAACACGGCGTGGCCGCCATGAAGCAGCTCGGCTACCCCGTGTATATCATGGACATCACCGGCGCGGCCAAAATCCTGGGTGCGCTGGCCTTGCTCCAAAACAAGTACCGCGCACTGAAGGAATGGGCCTACGCCGGCTTTGCCATCGACTTTATGGGCGCAGGCGCTTCGGTGCTGTTTGCGGGCATGGGCATGGCGGCTACCGTTCCCGCCGCAGTGATGCTGGCCGTGCTACTTGGCATGTATTTCCTGTGGAAGCAGTACTTGGCCAGCCGGCCCCGGCAGGAAGCAGCCATTGAGCCAACCGGGACGGCCGGCATTGCCTACGCCATTTAG